Proteins encoded by one window of Candidatus Omnitrophota bacterium:
- the queA gene encoding tRNA preQ1(34) S-adenosylmethionine ribosyltransferase-isomerase QueA, whose translation MRSSLFNFALPEELIAQKPAKTRAGSSLLVFDRKSGKRRFEKFSAIIKYFQKGDLLVLNDTKVIPARLSAMRKTGAKVEIFVLRRAKKQGPELWECLIKPLKKVKPGEILIIKNSLQCEIAEKTEGRALVKFNGEVKEILASYGKIPFPPYIREVRQNPRRYQTVYARNDGAVAAPTAGLHFTKEILGALSRKGVEIKFITLHTGFGTFTPLRGKTIEEHRMDEEFFTIPEQTALAVNRAIAENRRVFACGTTVTRTLESNAVKKNGVMTVRHGSGLTGMYITPPYKFKIVKALITNFHTPLSSLIVLVSAFAGRKNIMECYAEAIKRRWRFFSFGDAMLIL comes from the coding sequence TTGAGATCATCTCTTTTTAATTTTGCGCTCCCTGAAGAGCTCATCGCCCAGAAACCGGCAAAAACGCGCGCGGGCTCCAGTCTCCTTGTTTTTGACAGAAAAAGCGGTAAACGCCGCTTTGAAAAATTCAGCGCTATTATCAAATATTTCCAAAAAGGCGATCTTCTCGTGTTAAACGACACGAAAGTCATACCCGCGAGACTCTCGGCGATGAGAAAAACAGGCGCTAAAGTGGAGATTTTTGTTTTGCGCCGGGCCAAAAAACAGGGGCCTGAGCTCTGGGAATGCCTTATAAAGCCGCTGAAAAAGGTAAAACCCGGCGAAATACTCATTATAAAAAATTCCCTTCAATGCGAGATCGCGGAAAAAACTGAAGGCCGGGCTCTGGTAAAATTCAACGGCGAAGTCAAAGAGATCCTCGCTTCCTATGGAAAAATACCCTTTCCCCCCTACATCCGTGAAGTCAGACAAAATCCGCGGCGCTATCAGACGGTCTACGCCAGGAACGACGGCGCTGTCGCGGCCCCGACGGCAGGACTGCACTTCACAAAGGAAATACTCGGTGCTCTCTCCCGAAAGGGCGTTGAGATAAAATTTATAACACTGCACACGGGATTCGGCACTTTTACGCCGCTGCGCGGAAAGACGATCGAGGAGCACCGTATGGACGAGGAATTCTTCACCATACCTGAACAAACAGCCCTTGCCGTCAACCGCGCGATAGCCGAAAACCGCCGTGTGTTTGCCTGCGGCACAACGGTGACGAGAACACTTGAAAGCAACGCCGTTAAAAAAAACGGGGTCATGACGGTCCGCCACGGGTCCGGCCTCACGGGCATGTATATCACTCCTCCTTATAAATTCAAGATCGTAAAAGCTCTCATCACCAATTTCCACACTCCCCTATCCAGCCTCATCGTCCTTGTCAGCGCCTTTGCCGGAAGAAAAAATATCATGGAATGTTACGCGGAAGCCATAAAACGCAGATGGCGCTTTTTCTCCTTCGGCGACGCGATGCTCATATTGTAA
- a CDS encoding class I SAM-dependent methyltransferase, with protein sequence MYYDNKINSLKQIFGTDEICLRKDALVVRSKVYPIIDDVIILSEWGKYTEKVRKILGVASSDGSYPGFSKDVQDTFGKEWVKYSKIMPSHREEFAQYFDIVDLESLRGRRACDLGCGIGRFSYFLKDVCGEIMLVDFSDAVFEARRNLAGRENCLFFMGDISDLPFCANYADFLFCLGVLHHLPTDALDEVRKLKKYSPRILVYLYYALDNKPFYFKWILAGVTFLRRGLSRSRSVFLRTLIPPLAARLVYFPLVLVGSVLDRFKMSGMVPLYDSYRGKGIKRTEQDVYDRFFTPIEQRFERKDIMKLKDSFDSVTVSDKVPYWHFLCQARESAAMAGRA encoded by the coding sequence ATGTATTATGATAACAAGATAAATTCGCTTAAGCAGATTTTCGGCACAGACGAAATATGTCTGAGAAAAGACGCGCTCGTGGTGCGCTCTAAAGTATATCCGATCATTGACGATGTTATCATATTGTCCGAGTGGGGAAAATACACGGAGAAAGTCAGGAAAATTCTCGGTGTGGCCTCTTCGGACGGCAGTTATCCGGGATTTTCTAAAGACGTTCAGGACACCTTCGGAAAGGAATGGGTTAAGTACAGCAAAATAATGCCGTCTCACAGAGAGGAATTCGCGCAATATTTTGATATTGTGGACCTTGAATCCCTCCGCGGCAGACGCGCCTGTGACCTGGGGTGCGGCATAGGCAGGTTCAGTTATTTTCTCAAAGATGTGTGCGGAGAGATAATGCTCGTTGATTTTTCAGATGCCGTATTCGAGGCCAGGCGAAACCTGGCGGGGCGGGAAAACTGCCTGTTTTTCATGGGCGATATCAGCGACCTGCCGTTTTGCGCTAATTACGCGGATTTTCTGTTTTGCCTTGGGGTGCTGCATCATCTGCCGACGGACGCGCTTGATGAAGTGAGAAAACTTAAAAAATATTCTCCGCGAATTCTGGTCTATCTCTATTACGCGCTGGATAACAAGCCGTTTTATTTCAAGTGGATCCTCGCCGGGGTGACTTTTTTAAGGCGCGGCCTTTCAAGAAGCCGGAGCGTTTTTTTGAGAACGCTGATCCCGCCGCTTGCCGCGCGCCTTGTGTATTTTCCGCTTGTTCTCGTCGGATCCGTGCTTGACCGTTTTAAAATGTCAGGCATGGTGCCTCTTTATGATTCTTACAGGGGCAAAGGCATAAAAAGGACAGAGCAGGATGTGTATGACAGATTTTTTACGCCCATAGAACAGCGTTTTGAGAGAAAAGATATAATGAAACTGAAAGACAGCTTTGACAGTGTCACGGTGTCGGATAAGGTGCCATACTGGCATTTTCTGTGCCAGGCGCGGGAATCGGCCGCCATGGCGGGGAGAGCTTAG
- a CDS encoding tetratricopeptide repeat protein: protein MGKNDINVISSVGLADFLHKALVLLTSALCFSAAVFFYLKTYDSATIKITIVQVGGSLLIGLFLLKKLEDGLRFSIEELAFIIPVAAYILWGYFSYATTPFKTWASFDEFWRRCIYTGLVFIGFFEFRKLKDVKFLTSVLMLTCFVVCFYSIMQKLGYDPYAWKGAFGTRHFSTFGNPNFFGAWLVGAAALPLGMFFKTRNPLYAGLYGMAAYGVWISVTKGSFIGFAVMTASSLMLTALFAGFINRKKVLRILKFGLPLLLALLLGLVYIAGNPISYRFRIFTWMSSMEMLKKHPVAGTGIGSFKEVYPMFRHPEIFWIEGKHNTETDHAHNDFLEIFYEEGMIGFGFYLLILFITFYSAIGKLSKLERVPSQSASKDLIDRTFLLIGWMSGALAMLAQAAVDVHMRFVSSGHLFWLMIGVIGALTFPEKDKKKYIIPLGDLSKIILQFAVIAVTLYSMLFFRKFFIADVNHNIAIAYSKQGVWERALHHYDKVITLWPRFIMAHYFMGNVYNDRWDTTPRYHPLWDKTMTNGAARTDPQRTIAKYDDVLAIAPNYVQVHYQEGNIYLKMGMYEKAVEKFNQAMDIDPIFALSPFRKGYCLVQLGRYAEAEQAFGEAIARQKIKNIEFVEAYLNLANVLYLSKKYDEAELNYKKVVEITRSREAYTSLLNFYQAINKKSLAKETCLKILEIDPHDKRAAEILKGL, encoded by the coding sequence GTGGGTAAAAACGATATTAATGTAATTTCATCCGTCGGCTTGGCTGATTTTCTTCACAAAGCCCTGGTGCTGCTTACGTCCGCGCTGTGTTTTTCGGCGGCGGTGTTCTTTTACCTTAAAACTTATGATTCGGCGACGATCAAGATAACCATTGTTCAGGTGGGAGGATCTCTCCTCATAGGGTTGTTCCTTCTGAAAAAACTGGAGGACGGCCTGCGTTTTTCCATTGAGGAGCTTGCTTTTATCATACCCGTTGCCGCGTATATCCTGTGGGGATATTTTTCTTATGCCACGACGCCCTTTAAAACATGGGCTTCTTTTGACGAATTCTGGAGAAGGTGCATTTATACGGGCCTAGTCTTTATAGGTTTCTTTGAATTCAGAAAACTCAAAGATGTGAAATTCCTCACCTCCGTTCTGATGCTGACCTGTTTCGTCGTTTGTTTTTACAGCATTATGCAGAAGCTGGGCTACGACCCCTACGCATGGAAAGGGGCTTTCGGCACCCGGCATTTTTCCACCTTCGGTAATCCCAATTTTTTCGGGGCATGGTTGGTGGGCGCGGCGGCCCTGCCGCTGGGCATGTTTTTCAAAACCAGAAATCCCCTTTATGCCGGCCTTTATGGCATGGCCGCATACGGCGTGTGGATCAGCGTTACCAAGGGCAGTTTTATAGGTTTTGCCGTGATGACGGCCTCGTCGCTTATGCTGACGGCACTTTTTGCCGGGTTTATCAACAGAAAAAAAGTGTTAAGGATCTTAAAATTCGGCCTACCGCTTTTGTTAGCGCTTTTGCTGGGCCTTGTCTACATAGCGGGCAACCCTATTTCATATAGATTCAGGATTTTTACATGGATGTCAAGTATGGAAATGCTTAAAAAGCATCCCGTCGCCGGCACCGGCATAGGCAGTTTCAAGGAAGTGTACCCGATGTTCCGTCATCCCGAGATATTCTGGATTGAGGGCAAACATAACACCGAGACGGATCATGCGCACAACGACTTCCTGGAGATTTTTTATGAAGAGGGAATGATAGGGTTTGGGTTTTATCTGTTAATTTTGTTTATAACATTTTATTCAGCGATAGGAAAATTATCAAAACTTGAAAGAGTGCCGTCGCAATCGGCCAGCAAAGACCTTATTGACAGGACATTTCTTCTTATAGGCTGGATGTCGGGGGCGCTGGCGATGCTCGCCCAGGCGGCGGTGGATGTCCATATGAGATTTGTGTCATCGGGGCATTTGTTCTGGCTGATGATAGGGGTGATAGGGGCTCTGACTTTTCCCGAAAAGGATAAAAAGAAGTATATAATACCGCTGGGTGATCTTTCCAAGATAATCCTGCAGTTCGCCGTCATAGCCGTGACGCTTTATTCCATGCTCTTCTTCAGAAAATTTTTCATAGCCGATGTGAATCACAATATAGCGATAGCTTATTCGAAGCAGGGGGTGTGGGAAAGGGCGCTGCATCATTATGATAAAGTCATCACCCTCTGGCCGCGCTTCATAATGGCTCATTATTTTATGGGCAATGTCTATAATGACAGATGGGACACGACGCCCCGCTACCATCCGTTATGGGATAAAACAATGACTAATGGCGCCGCGCGGACCGACCCCCAGCGAACAATAGCGAAGTACGATGATGTGCTCGCCATAGCGCCCAATTATGTGCAGGTGCATTACCAGGAGGGTAACATATATCTTAAAATGGGCATGTATGAGAAGGCTGTTGAAAAATTCAATCAGGCGATGGATATAGACCCCATATTTGCATTATCGCCTTTCAGGAAAGGATATTGTCTCGTGCAGCTGGGAAGATACGCTGAAGCTGAGCAGGCTTTTGGAGAGGCGATAGCAAGGCAGAAAATAAAAAATATCGAATTCGTGGAAGCCTATCTGAACTTGGCGAATGTCCTTTATCTGTCTAAAAAATACGATGAAGCCGAGCTTAATTATAAAAAAGTTGTTGAAATAACCCGATCCAGGGAAGCGTACACTAGCCTGCTGAATTTTTATCAGGCCATCAATAAAAAATCGCTAGCCAAAGAAACATGCCTAAAGATTCTGGAAATAGATCCCCACGACAAAAGAGCCGCGGAAATACTGAAAGGGCTCTAA
- a CDS encoding tetratricopeptide repeat protein, whose amino-acid sequence MPKDSGNRSPRQKSRGNTERALSPVRRGVLSAAFWVFAAAIFFSPLIFFTAVTRNPYIIQNIIFRSLTAVAVLLLLFSRKGHITFAKTYLDKPLAAYGILIALSLVAALIYYPQWKTAYFVFWGKRMIFFVFNCLAVFYISFLMAKDSYYKKILIYALIATASISAFYAILQYTGHEFIWPQNLHHYGSRSVSTFGNPTFIASFEVVIIILCLWAFTGASTAPSAIVWAVIFSLNFFALLITQTRSSWAGAIVALVIYTVFALKKGLWKKMAAAFAVLFLVAWIFPKLAYNHDHPTVWSRLTVETRNISNLMESSGMTQRLLIWGASWRMFRQSPVFGHGWGSFEIRYPVEQGRMIAEKPEFGGLRTHANNSHSEILEQLSQLGIVGFFIFAAIWLVFFYRAGRAYFESGGLLVLACAAAAAGFMADNMLGVTLNFPMPVMAFWAICGIAVAESSRGEYIVSRKLKTALALKIILSALVIFFIKKQVDYFKGEMKYFNGFTRSRMGDIKRAAKDCLKSWRYYHWNTDNNYELGNCFMRLAKYDREEWATEWKKAGVEPWATRMEAAVWAYKEALKANPAYDETYYSLAIAYQSMGEANEAEKNYREAASINPVSAEYFLALGNHFLRDEKTRDIKKAEEFYSRAFELKPDSPDIANNLAYVYMLKGDLRKSYELYKKALEINPAYDTAKRNLESLLPRLGIPVEKWRDKAIAAVKAENFAGALSLFRKIIDANPGDAGAAFYLGNCLTSLKRFDEAASVYERLVKFHPGEKNFATNLAKIYYMRGDRKKAVNFLEEISPNFPRDKDIDRLLNTFRGVGGNF is encoded by the coding sequence ATGCCTAAAGATTCTGGAAATAGATCCCCACGACAAAAGAGCCGCGGAAATACTGAAAGGGCTCTAAGCCCCGTACGCCGTGGCGTACTTTCAGCCGCGTTCTGGGTTTTTGCGGCGGCGATATTTTTCTCGCCGCTGATCTTCTTTACGGCCGTGACGCGTAACCCCTACATCATCCAGAACATCATTTTCCGCTCATTGACCGCGGTCGCCGTTTTGCTCCTGCTTTTTTCCAGAAAAGGTCACATAACTTTCGCGAAGACCTATCTGGACAAACCCCTTGCCGCCTACGGCATCCTCATCGCATTGTCGCTGGTTGCCGCGCTTATATATTATCCCCAGTGGAAAACGGCTTATTTTGTTTTCTGGGGTAAACGGATGATATTTTTCGTGTTTAACTGCCTGGCCGTTTTTTATATTTCTTTTCTTATGGCGAAAGACAGCTATTATAAAAAAATTTTAATTTACGCGCTCATCGCAACCGCTTCCATTTCCGCGTTCTACGCCATTCTGCAGTACACCGGCCATGAATTCATATGGCCGCAGAACCTCCACCATTACGGCTCGCGCAGCGTGTCAACTTTCGGGAATCCCACTTTTATCGCCAGCTTTGAGGTTGTGATTATCATACTCTGCCTGTGGGCTTTTACAGGGGCTTCCACCGCGCCCTCGGCAATCGTGTGGGCTGTTATATTCTCGCTGAATTTTTTCGCGCTCCTCATCACTCAGACAAGGAGTTCGTGGGCGGGCGCTATTGTGGCGCTCGTTATATATACTGTTTTCGCTCTGAAAAAAGGCCTGTGGAAAAAAATGGCCGCCGCCTTTGCCGTGCTTTTCCTGGTAGCATGGATTTTTCCGAAGTTAGCTTATAACCACGATCATCCCACGGTTTGGTCAAGGCTGACCGTTGAGACGCGCAATATTTCAAATTTGATGGAATCATCGGGCATGACCCAGCGGCTTTTGATCTGGGGGGCCTCTTGGAGGATGTTCAGGCAGTCGCCTGTGTTCGGCCACGGGTGGGGCAGTTTTGAAATCAGGTATCCTGTAGAACAGGGAAGAATGATCGCGGAAAAACCTGAATTCGGGGGCTTAAGGACTCACGCCAATAATTCGCATAGCGAAATTCTTGAACAGCTCTCTCAGCTGGGGATTGTGGGTTTTTTTATTTTTGCCGCCATTTGGCTCGTGTTTTTTTATCGGGCAGGCCGCGCCTATTTTGAAAGCGGCGGGCTGCTCGTCCTTGCCTGTGCTGCTGCTGCTGCGGGCTTCATGGCCGATAACATGCTGGGCGTCACATTGAATTTCCCCATGCCGGTTATGGCGTTTTGGGCAATTTGCGGGATTGCCGTGGCGGAAAGTTCGCGCGGTGAGTATATTGTTTCGCGAAAACTGAAGACTGCTTTGGCGCTTAAAATAATTTTATCGGCGCTGGTTATTTTCTTTATAAAAAAACAGGTGGATTATTTTAAAGGGGAGATGAAGTATTTCAACGGTTTCACCCGTTCGCGCATGGGCGATATAAAGCGCGCAGCTAAAGATTGCCTCAAATCCTGGCGTTATTATCACTGGAACACGGATAATAACTATGAGCTTGGTAATTGCTTTATGAGATTGGCAAAATATGACAGGGAGGAGTGGGCTACGGAGTGGAAGAAGGCGGGGGTGGAGCCGTGGGCGACGAGGATGGAGGCGGCGGTGTGGGCGTATAAAGAGGCATTAAAGGCTAACCCGGCATATGATGAGACATATTATAGTCTCGCCATAGCCTATCAGAGCATGGGTGAGGCGAACGAGGCCGAAAAAAATTACAGGGAAGCCGCCTCAATCAATCCTGTGTCCGCGGAATATTTTCTGGCGCTCGGAAATCATTTTCTGCGGGATGAAAAGACAAGAGATATAAAAAAAGCAGAGGAATTTTACAGCCGCGCTTTTGAGCTGAAGCCGGATTCTCCCGACATCGCGAATAATCTGGCCTATGTTTATATGCTTAAGGGCGACCTGCGCAAAAGTTATGAACTTTATAAAAAAGCCCTGGAAATCAATCCGGCTTATGATACGGCAAAAAGAAATTTAGAGAGTCTCCTGCCGCGCCTCGGAATTCCCGTGGAGAAGTGGCGGGATAAAGCCATAGCGGCGGTGAAGGCGGAGAATTTCGCCGGGGCCTTGTCTCTTTTCAGGAAAATAATAGATGCCAACCCGGGCGATGCGGGCGCCGCTTTTTATCTGGGGAATTGTCTCACATCGCTGAAACGTTTTGACGAGGCCGCCTCTGTTTATGAGAGGCTCGTGAAATTTCATCCCGGAGAAAAGAACTTCGCCACGAATCTCGCGAAAATCTATTACATGAGGGGCGACAGGAAAAAGGCCGTGAATTTTCTTGAAGAAATATCGCCCAATTTCCCGCGGGATAAGGATATAGATAGATTGCTCAATACATTTCGCGGTGTCGGGGGGAATTTTTGA
- a CDS encoding MiaB/RimO family radical SAM methylthiotransferase, translating to MIKTFGCKTNRADSEKIISALRGEGWSLAGDDISLCIVNSCCVTARSENKALKTAQALKKNHPSAEVVLSGCVTDSLKVAALESCIGIKLKYPPVSASAPTEGRQRYFLKIQNGCDNFCSYCIVPALRGAPASRSRENIMRELECLENAAAFPSELVLTGTNINLYKDPGGGLMDLIYTIRKRYKARIRLGSLEPPFEEGFVKKLSRAANICPHFPVPLQSGSNSVLKKMRRKYSASDFMKTLDEIRKYFDKAAVTTDIIYGFPGESDDDFNETLDFVAQAQFSKIHVFPFSARPGTLAALYPPLKHSVIKERKARLLEAAAKSSEDYRRKFIGQSLEVVAETKTGEWFYGTSGNYLKVKFPAGKALSGDIVRVEVEGTLGGFMNGAAAETLWTANR from the coding sequence ATGATTAAGACTTTCGGGTGCAAAACAAATCGCGCCGATTCGGAAAAAATAATTTCGGCGCTTCGCGGTGAGGGCTGGTCATTAGCGGGAGACGATATCTCTTTGTGTATTGTCAATTCCTGCTGTGTCACCGCCCGGAGCGAGAACAAGGCTCTCAAAACAGCGCAGGCGTTGAAAAAAAATCATCCGTCCGCCGAGGTTGTTCTATCGGGATGCGTGACAGATTCCCTGAAAGTGGCCGCGTTGGAATCATGCATAGGCATCAAACTGAAATATCCGCCGGTTTCCGCTTCAGCCCCGACGGAAGGCCGGCAGCGTTATTTTTTGAAGATACAGAATGGCTGCGATAATTTTTGCTCATACTGCATTGTGCCCGCATTAAGAGGCGCGCCTGCCAGCAGAAGCAGGGAAAATATTATGCGGGAATTAGAGTGCCTTGAAAACGCGGCGGCGTTTCCTTCTGAGCTTGTGCTCACGGGCACGAACATCAATTTGTACAAGGATCCCGGCGGGGGCCTTATGGATCTGATATATACCATAAGAAAAAGATATAAGGCCAGAATAAGGCTGGGTTCGCTGGAGCCGCCTTTTGAGGAAGGTTTTGTTAAGAAACTTTCCAGGGCCGCGAATATATGCCCTCATTTTCCCGTGCCGCTTCAAAGCGGCAGTAACAGTGTGCTGAAAAAAATGCGCAGAAAATACAGCGCTTCTGATTTTATGAAGACGCTGGATGAAATAAGAAAATATTTTGATAAAGCCGCTGTTACGACGGACATCATATACGGGTTTCCGGGCGAAAGCGATGATGATTTTAATGAAACACTGGATTTTGTTGCGCAAGCGCAATTCAGCAAGATCCATGTTTTTCCTTTTTCAGCGCGGCCCGGCACCCTCGCGGCCTTGTATCCGCCTTTGAAGCATTCTGTTATAAAAGAGAGAAAGGCGCGTCTTCTGGAAGCTGCGGCGAAATCATCCGAAGATTACCGCCGCAAATTTATCGGGCAGAGCCTTGAAGTTGTCGCTGAGACAAAGACAGGGGAATGGTTTTACGGCACCTCGGGCAATTATCTCAAGGTGAAATTTCCCGCGGGAAAGGCGCTGTCCGGAGATATAGTCAGGGTAGAGGTTGAAGGAACATTGGGCGGGTTTATGAACGGTGCCGCCGCGGAGACATTATGGACAGCAAACAGATAA